The following are encoded in a window of Natronoarchaeum philippinense genomic DNA:
- a CDS encoding lactate utilization protein, whose translation MMSQKSDYVDDAEIDATLDQLPSDETVEETVANLEANGFEVVVVDDADEALDAVQSEIPAGASVMNGHSTTLEEIGFVEYLGEGDHEWESLPDEIWSIDDDAERQAARRESQTADYFLGGINAISQSGELVAADRSGSRIGAYPFAASNVVIVSGVNKIVPTLSDALDRLEDVAYPLENERAQEAYGVDSAIAKQLIFRQELEEGRTTLVLVRDQLGY comes from the coding sequence ATCATGTCGCAGAAATCCGACTACGTAGACGACGCCGAAATCGACGCGACGCTCGACCAACTTCCCTCCGACGAGACAGTCGAAGAGACGGTCGCAAACCTCGAAGCAAACGGGTTCGAGGTCGTCGTGGTCGACGACGCCGACGAGGCGCTCGACGCGGTGCAATCGGAGATTCCCGCCGGCGCATCCGTGATGAACGGCCACTCGACGACGCTCGAAGAGATCGGCTTCGTCGAGTATCTCGGCGAGGGGGACCACGAGTGGGAGAGCCTGCCCGACGAGATCTGGAGCATCGACGACGACGCCGAGCGACAGGCCGCCCGCCGCGAGTCACAGACGGCCGACTACTTCCTCGGCGGCATCAACGCTATCTCCCAGTCGGGCGAACTCGTCGCGGCCGACCGCTCGGGCAGTCGCATCGGCGCCTACCCCTTCGCCGCCAGCAACGTCGTGATCGTCAGCGGCGTCAACAAGATCGTCCCGACGCTCTCGGACGCGCTCGACCGGCTCGAAGACGTCGCGTATCCGCTCGAAAACGAGCGCGCACAGGAGGCCTACGGCGTCGACTCCGCGATCGCCAAGCAGCTCATCTTCCGACAGGAACTCGAAGAGGGACGCACGACGCTCGTGCTCGTCCGCGACCAGCTCGGTTACTGA
- a CDS encoding C-terminal binding protein, with the protein MTTTIAVSDTPFIKQDVVRDELAPIDHELEPIPTGDREAIVDADPEALVLDVNTGVDADLVDRLDALQIVARAGTGFDNVDVEACRDAGVEVVNVPGYSTNEVATHAFSLLLACRRTLVEYDRDVKTEEWNWMPDRPFPRFYGSTLGVVSFGTIAQRLADLTAGFDLDLVVYDPYVDEETTDEYDADLVEFEELLDRADAVTIHAPLTEETRGMFDAEAFERMADHAIVVNVGRGGIVDEDALYEALVDREIFGAGLDVMDEEPPTGSPLLERDDVVLTPHAAWYSADSHQDLNETVAGDVRRVLQGEEPENPVQPKGW; encoded by the coding sequence ATGACCACGACAATCGCAGTCAGCGACACGCCGTTTATCAAACAGGACGTCGTCCGCGACGAACTTGCACCGATCGACCACGAACTCGAACCGATACCGACGGGCGACCGGGAGGCGATCGTCGACGCCGACCCCGAAGCGCTCGTCCTCGACGTCAACACGGGCGTCGATGCCGACCTCGTCGACCGCCTCGACGCCCTGCAGATCGTCGCCCGCGCGGGCACCGGCTTCGACAACGTCGACGTCGAGGCCTGCCGTGACGCCGGCGTCGAAGTTGTCAACGTTCCCGGCTACTCCACGAACGAGGTGGCGACACACGCGTTTTCCTTGCTACTCGCCTGTCGCCGCACGCTCGTCGAGTACGACCGCGATGTCAAGACCGAGGAGTGGAACTGGATGCCGGACCGTCCATTCCCCCGGTTTTACGGCTCCACGCTCGGCGTCGTCTCCTTCGGGACGATCGCCCAGCGACTGGCCGATCTCACCGCCGGCTTCGACCTCGATCTGGTCGTCTACGACCCCTACGTCGACGAGGAAACGACCGACGAGTACGACGCCGACCTCGTCGAGTTCGAGGAGTTGCTCGACCGGGCCGACGCCGTGACGATCCACGCGCCCCTGACCGAGGAGACCCGCGGGATGTTCGACGCCGAGGCCTTCGAGCGCATGGCCGACCACGCGATCGTCGTCAACGTCGGCCGCGGCGGCATCGTCGACGAGGACGCCCTCTACGAGGCGCTCGTCGACAGAGAAATCTTCGGCGCCGGGCTCGACGTGATGGACGAGGAGCCCCCGACCGGCTCCCCGCTCTTAGAGCGCGACGATGTCGTCCTGACGCCACACGCCGCGTGGTACTCCGCGGACTCCCATCAGGATCTGAACGAAACGGTCGCAGGCGACGTTCGCCGCGTGCTACAGGGTGAAGAGCCCGAAAATCCCGTCCAGCCGAAGGGCTGGTGA
- a CDS encoding DNA primase large subunit PriL (p41; involved in priming for DNA replication; forms a heterodimer of small and large subunit (Pfup41 and Pfup46); primase from Pyrococcus furiosus uses deoxyribonucleotides as a substrate and can synthesize long DNA strands in vitro which means it may be involved in both de novo primer synthesis and elongation; enzyme from Sulfolobus solfataricus has higher affinity for ribonucleotides and also possesses 3'-terminal nucleotidyl transferase activity; priming is stimulated by thymine-rich synthetic bubbles) translates to MKRLHARYPFLDAAREAVELAEVDLAELVLRDDGAAAVDRAVERVDAALSGESVGAPHRRPRVELLSYPIARVLVSLVDEPVLLRKYAHAEASTARERFEADADDDAELKSTSGSRMTIDRLLADFDLAGDVRSTGDDQYRVAVGPYLRLSGQLDGAEWRLATRALGDGEVPVEEAELRDLLEAAIRERVADGLPLPVPDPIAEGLSDAVERIEESLADRQLSTDFDAVVPSLFPPCIRALLEQVDDGESIDEPGRFALTSFLTSLGMAPDAAADLVAGATVGGESIRYQAAHLGDEDDPGYAPPSCNSMVAYGLCVDKDELCESVEHPITYYDRRLDDADTATAESE, encoded by the coding sequence ATGAAGCGGCTCCACGCGCGGTATCCGTTCCTCGATGCCGCCCGCGAGGCGGTCGAACTCGCCGAAGTCGACCTCGCCGAGCTGGTGCTCCGCGACGACGGCGCCGCCGCGGTCGATCGGGCCGTCGAGCGCGTCGACGCCGCGCTCTCGGGCGAGTCCGTCGGGGCGCCACATCGCCGTCCGCGCGTCGAACTGCTATCGTATCCGATCGCTCGCGTGCTCGTCTCGCTCGTCGACGAGCCGGTGTTGCTCCGCAAGTACGCCCACGCCGAGGCTTCGACCGCCCGCGAGCGCTTCGAGGCCGACGCCGACGACGACGCCGAGCTAAAGAGCACGAGCGGCTCGCGGATGACGATCGACCGGCTGCTCGCCGACTTCGATCTGGCTGGCGACGTTCGATCGACCGGCGACGACCAGTATCGCGTCGCGGTCGGTCCCTATCTGCGCCTGTCTGGACAACTCGACGGCGCGGAGTGGCGACTGGCGACGCGCGCGCTCGGCGACGGCGAGGTACCCGTCGAGGAAGCGGAACTGCGTGACTTGCTCGAAGCAGCGATCCGCGAGCGCGTCGCAGACGGGCTCCCACTGCCGGTGCCCGATCCGATCGCGGAGGGTCTCTCGGACGCCGTCGAGCGCATCGAAGAATCGCTGGCCGACCGCCAGCTCAGCACCGACTTCGACGCCGTCGTCCCCTCGCTGTTCCCGCCCTGTATCCGGGCCTTACTGGAGCAGGTCGACGACGGCGAGTCGATCGACGAGCCCGGTCGGTTCGCGCTGACTTCGTTCTTGACGAGTCTCGGAATGGCGCCCGACGCGGCCGCCGATCTCGTTGCGGGCGCGACCGTCGGCGGCGAGTCGATCCGCTATCAGGCTGCCCATCTCGGCGACGAGGACGACCCCGGCTACGCGCCACCCAGTTGCAACTCGATGGTCGCTTACGGACTCTGTGTCGACAAAGACGAACTCTGCGAATCGGTCGAGCACCCGATCACGTACTACGACCGGCGGCTCGACGACGCCGACACCGCGACTGCAGAATCGGAGTAA
- a CDS encoding Na+/H+ antiporter NhaC family protein, which produces MTTRQVLISLFAGVWIGALLVAEWNPIGATALTMDWLVEVVRSPFDTKFIILILFMGAGAAFIHRSGGILALERWIGDRVTTARDSQILTWLIGVFIFFDSYTSTVVTGNATRELAQDNNSSREMHAYTLDSTTSPVTTFGPVSNWIGFQVSMIITGFEAASFTADELGVTAFGLFLQSIPWNIYCFMAFFMVGFIAITQRFFGPMLDAEWRARSTGNTIREDATPLSDVSADVGEPSEKNPTLVNFFAPILVLLVVGLVSMWYLGGGHQPGVDIAEAFRETDVALGLLYGAFAFMLTGFVGAVGFRTMDLEEASDTIIDGFKTMMIALAIIVLAWAIGLAAENVGTAEFIVEIMVGSGIPGSFLPLIIFIAAMFVAFTTGTSWGTMAILTPLAIPLGFQLVGPEVLPVLVATLFGGAIWGDHSSPISDTTVMSSIFAGSDHIDHVNTQIPFAATAAGVTGIVLVLYGFGLRSPIVALPLAFVLTTVAVIALNKFDARRKGLPEVMPTRDAIEAGEVDIEDVSSGEVDGNNGSYDHVSPVTVTAITVVVAYFALVFAFATLGA; this is translated from the coding sequence ATGACCACCAGACAGGTGTTGATCTCGCTGTTCGCCGGCGTCTGGATCGGGGCGTTGCTGGTCGCCGAGTGGAACCCGATCGGCGCCACGGCGCTGACGATGGACTGGCTCGTCGAAGTCGTCAGATCCCCCTTCGACACCAAGTTCATCATTCTGATCCTGTTCATGGGCGCCGGCGCCGCGTTCATCCACAGATCGGGCGGGATCTTGGCGCTCGAACGCTGGATCGGCGACCGGGTGACGACCGCCCGCGACTCCCAGATCCTCACGTGGCTGATCGGCGTGTTCATTTTCTTCGATTCGTACACCAGCACCGTCGTCACGGGCAACGCGACGCGAGAGCTCGCACAGGACAACAACTCGTCCCGCGAGATGCACGCCTACACGCTGGACTCGACGACCTCGCCCGTGACGACGTTCGGCCCGGTGTCGAACTGGATCGGGTTTCAGGTGTCGATGATCATCACCGGGTTCGAGGCCGCGTCCTTTACCGCCGACGAGCTGGGCGTGACGGCCTTCGGCCTGTTCTTGCAGTCGATCCCGTGGAACATCTACTGCTTCATGGCCTTCTTCATGGTCGGGTTCATCGCGATCACCCAGCGGTTTTTCGGGCCGATGCTCGACGCCGAGTGGCGGGCGCGCTCGACCGGGAACACGATCCGGGAGGACGCGACGCCGCTGTCGGATGTCTCGGCCGACGTGGGCGAGCCGAGCGAGAAGAACCCGACGCTGGTGAACTTCTTCGCGCCCATTCTGGTGTTGCTCGTGGTCGGACTGGTCTCGATGTGGTATCTCGGCGGCGGGCACCAGCCCGGCGTCGACATCGCCGAGGCGTTCCGAGAGACCGATGTCGCGCTCGGGCTGTTGTACGGCGCCTTCGCGTTCATGCTGACCGGGTTCGTCGGCGCGGTCGGCTTCCGGACGATGGACTTAGAGGAGGCCAGCGACACGATCATCGACGGCTTCAAGACGATGATGATCGCGCTGGCGATCATCGTGCTGGCGTGGGCGATCGGGCTGGCCGCCGAGAACGTCGGCACCGCCGAGTTCATCGTCGAGATAATGGTCGGCAGCGGCATCCCCGGGAGCTTCCTCCCGCTGATCATCTTCATCGCGGCGATGTTCGTCGCCTTCACGACCGGGACCTCGTGGGGGACGATGGCGATTCTGACGCCGCTTGCGATCCCGCTTGGCTTCCAGCTCGTCGGCCCCGAGGTGCTGCCGGTGCTGGTGGCGACGCTGTTCGGCGGCGCCATCTGGGGCGACCACAGCTCGCCGATCAGCGACACGACGGTGATGTCCTCGATCTTCGCCGGCTCGGACCACATCGACCACGTCAACACGCAGATCCCCTTCGCGGCGACGGCCGCCGGCGTCACCGGTATCGTGCTGGTGCTGTACGGCTTCGGGCTGCGGAGTCCGATCGTCGCACTCCCGCTGGCGTTCGTGCTGACCACAGTCGCGGTCATCGCGCTCAACAAGTTCGACGCGCGTCGCAAGGGCCTCCCCGAGGTGATGCCGACCCGCGACGCCATCGAGGCCGGCGAAGTCGATATCGAGGACGTTTCCTCGGGCGAGGTCGACGGCAACAACGGCAGTTACGATCACGTCTCGCCGGTGACGGTGACGGCGATCACCGTCGTCGTCGCGTACTTCGCGCTCGTGTTCGCGTTTGCGACGCTCGGGGCGTGA
- the argF gene encoding ornithine carbamoyltransferase, whose amino-acid sequence MSDARDSRRAPGKYGDSEARHFLDIDDLTGDELDEVLDVAAEYKAEFEAEGPHDDFDQQTLGMLFQKPSTRTRVSFETGMTQLGGHAIFLGEDDIQLGRGEPLRDTSRALSRYVDVLMARVFKHANAVELARYADVPVVNGLTDDAHPCQTLADLLTIREHEGSFEDVQAAWIGDGNNVAQSFMLGCALTDIDLTVATPEGYGIDDDVVERARDLGGDPTITTDPVEAATDADVIYTDVWISMGQEDERDVRMDAFEGFQVGDDLLAHADDASVMHCLPAHRGEEITDDVMESDSAAVWDQAENRLHAQKGLLVWLLDQE is encoded by the coding sequence ATGAGCGACGCTCGTGACAGCCGGCGCGCGCCCGGCAAGTACGGCGACTCGGAGGCTCGTCACTTCCTCGACATCGACGACCTCACCGGCGACGAACTCGACGAGGTGCTCGACGTTGCCGCCGAGTACAAAGCCGAGTTCGAGGCCGAGGGGCCGCACGACGACTTCGATCAGCAGACGCTGGGAATGCTGTTCCAAAAGCCCTCGACGCGAACCCGCGTCTCCTTCGAGACGGGAATGACCCAGCTGGGTGGCCACGCCATCTTCCTCGGCGAGGACGACATCCAGCTCGGCCGCGGCGAGCCCCTGCGCGACACCTCGCGGGCGCTCTCGCGGTACGTCGACGTGCTGATGGCCCGCGTGTTCAAGCACGCCAACGCCGTCGAACTGGCACGCTACGCCGACGTGCCCGTCGTCAACGGACTGACCGACGACGCCCACCCCTGCCAGACGCTGGCGGACCTGCTGACGATCCGCGAGCACGAGGGGAGCTTCGAGGACGTGCAGGCGGCGTGGATCGGCGACGGCAACAACGTCGCTCAGTCGTTCATGTTGGGCTGTGCGCTGACCGACATCGACCTGACGGTGGCGACGCCCGAAGGCTATGGCATCGACGACGACGTGGTCGAGCGCGCCCGCGACCTCGGCGGCGATCCGACGATCACGACCGATCCGGTCGAAGCCGCCACCGACGCCGACGTGATCTACACCGACGTGTGGATCAGCATGGGCCAAGAGGACGAACGCGACGTTCGGATGGACGCCTTCGAGGGGTTCCAGGTCGGCGACGACCTGCTCGCTCACGCCGACGACGCCTCGGTGATGCACTGCCTGCCCGCCCATCGGGGCGAGGAGATCACCGACGACGTCATGGAGTCCGACAGCGCCGCGGTCTGGGATCAGGCCGAGAACCGCCTGCACGCCCAGAAAGGGTTGCTGGTCTGGCTGCTCGATCAAGAGTAG
- a CDS encoding DUF7474 family protein: protein MPYFGYPCPDCRTTNDLHEPGCRFSGTDWETVEKAYTDVLAVLSAEPRPESALREAVDGRWSGLHAAALSQLRREHRVREDDDVLELLTPEERKERVSTPTHDPIKTIYEEGSVPGCHDNSVFALIAWYEMVGLSWDETRENVVEWLHQTGTWARGGFEEATPEELVDSKRHVYEQGYGWKEKATAAKSVIDRN, encoded by the coding sequence GTGCCGTACTTCGGGTATCCCTGTCCAGACTGCCGGACGACCAACGATCTCCACGAGCCGGGCTGTCGGTTCTCGGGGACCGACTGGGAAACCGTCGAGAAGGCCTACACCGACGTGCTCGCGGTCCTCTCGGCCGAGCCCCGTCCCGAGTCAGCCCTTCGGGAGGCCGTCGACGGGCGCTGGAGCGGCCTGCACGCCGCCGCGCTCTCCCAGTTGCGCCGGGAGCACCGCGTCCGCGAGGACGACGACGTGCTCGAACTGCTGACGCCCGAGGAGCGCAAAGAGCGCGTCAGCACGCCGACTCACGACCCGATCAAGACGATCTACGAGGAAGGCAGCGTCCCCGGCTGTCACGACAACAGCGTGTTCGCGCTGATCGCGTGGTACGAGATGGTCGGGCTCTCGTGGGACGAAACGCGCGAAAACGTCGTCGAGTGGCTCCACCAGACCGGCACGTGGGCGCGGGGCGGCTTCGAGGAGGCAACACCCGAGGAACTTGTCGACAGCAAGCGCCACGTCTACGAGCAGGGCTACGGCTGGAAGGAAAAAGCGACTGCGGCGAAGTCGGTCATCGACCGGAACTAG
- a CDS encoding SWIM zinc finger family protein, whose amino-acid sequence MTQTEHTPASDRRRRGISRGKSGVDERTRRAFTERMRVTAIGGGTYEVDSQSGHSYLVDLEGGRCTCPDHVYRGERCKHLRRVAIDVSEGRVPPPGKMAVDCAVCGVELFVDEGAHAPHLCGDHEFGVGDLVYDRETGNRVLVVGTPERRADDISIRRGHSVADHYSNADYPEDDAVVAAVYPQSLQFTADGPVPPSLTVYTFPRSRLSPSPPERSAATAAP is encoded by the coding sequence ATGACGCAAACCGAACACACACCAGCGTCAGACCGGCGAAGGCGGGGGATCTCGAGGGGCAAGAGCGGCGTCGACGAGCGCACGCGGCGGGCGTTCACCGAGCGGATGCGCGTCACGGCGATCGGCGGCGGCACCTACGAGGTCGACAGCCAGAGCGGGCACAGCTACCTCGTCGATCTGGAGGGCGGTCGCTGCACCTGTCCGGACCACGTCTACCGCGGCGAGCGCTGCAAGCATCTCCGCCGCGTCGCCATCGACGTTTCTGAGGGCCGGGTTCCGCCGCCCGGGAAGATGGCCGTCGACTGTGCGGTCTGTGGCGTCGAGTTGTTCGTCGACGAGGGCGCCCACGCGCCACACCTCTGTGGCGACCACGAGTTCGGAGTCGGCGATCTGGTCTACGACCGCGAGACGGGGAACCGGGTGCTCGTCGTCGGAACGCCCGAGCGCCGCGCCGACGACATCTCGATCCGGCGCGGACACTCCGTCGCCGACCACTACTCGAACGCCGACTATCCCGAGGACGACGCCGTCGTCGCGGCCGTCTACCCCCAATCGCTCCAGTTCACGGCGGACGGCCCGGTCCCGCCGTCGCTGACGGTCTACACGTTCCCGCGCTCGCGGCTCTCGCCGTCGCCGCCCGAGCGGTCGGCGGCCACAGCGGCGCCCTGA
- a CDS encoding cytochrome P450, translating into MHPKPPGPQDLPLVGATPYYARDPFRFATDLRDAYGDVAQFRLGRQQTYLVTTPAGVEQVLVDEADRFSKPDFQTDAMEELLGQGLLLSEGTFWRDMRTLAQPAFAPDRVAGLADMMAERTEALTARWEPGEVRDVESEMARLTVEIIVDAMFGADLGPERTQIVQENLEPLGRRFEPEPRRAVVPDWLPTPENRQYHAAIETLEGVIDDIVAERRDAVEDRSDLLSILLRAREDGDIDDRQVRDELMTMLLAGHDTTALALTYTWYLLSEHPEVERKVHEEIDAVVDGRPTFADVRELSYVRNVLDEAMRLYPPVYAMFRQPDRDVEIEGYDVPAGSLVMLSQWATHRDPRYFEEPEEFRPERWAESDHPTYAYFPFGAGPRSCIGKQFSLTEATIVLATIAREYRLDRVDDGELDLRGSLTMHPKDGVDVRIEPR; encoded by the coding sequence ATGCACCCGAAGCCGCCCGGCCCACAGGACCTCCCGCTGGTTGGCGCGACGCCGTACTACGCCCGCGACCCGTTTCGGTTTGCGACCGACCTGCGCGACGCCTACGGCGACGTGGCGCAGTTCCGGCTGGGCCGCCAGCAGACCTATCTTGTGACGACGCCGGCGGGCGTCGAGCAGGTGCTGGTCGACGAGGCCGACCGATTCAGCAAGCCCGACTTCCAGACCGACGCGATGGAGGAGCTGCTGGGGCAGGGCCTGCTGCTGAGCGAAGGGACGTTCTGGCGCGATATGCGCACGCTGGCCCAGCCGGCGTTCGCGCCCGACCGAGTCGCCGGCCTCGCGGACATGATGGCCGAGCGCACCGAGGCGCTGACAGCGCGCTGGGAGCCCGGTGAGGTGCGCGACGTGGAGTCCGAGATGGCGCGACTCACCGTCGAGATCATCGTCGACGCGATGTTCGGCGCCGACCTCGGGCCCGAGCGGACGCAGATCGTCCAAGAAAACCTCGAACCGCTGGGGCGGCGCTTCGAGCCGGAACCGCGTCGCGCCGTCGTCCCCGACTGGCTGCCGACGCCGGAGAACCGCCAGTACCACGCCGCCATCGAGACGTTGGAGGGGGTCATCGACGACATCGTCGCCGAGCGCCGGGACGCCGTCGAAGACCGGAGCGACCTGCTGTCGATCCTCCTGCGCGCCCGCGAGGACGGCGATATCGACGATCGACAGGTCCGTGACGAGCTGATGACGATGCTGCTGGCCGGCCACGACACGACGGCGCTCGCTCTGACGTACACGTGGTACCTGCTCTCGGAGCATCCCGAAGTCGAGCGGAAGGTCCACGAGGAGATCGACGCGGTCGTCGACGGCCGGCCGACGTTCGCCGACGTGCGCGAGCTGTCCTACGTCCGCAACGTGCTCGACGAGGCGATGCGGCTGTACCCGCCGGTGTACGCGATGTTCCGCCAGCCCGACCGTGACGTCGAGATCGAAGGCTACGACGTTCCTGCAGGCTCACTCGTCATGCTGTCGCAGTGGGCGACCCACCGGGACCCGCGGTACTTCGAGGAACCAGAGGAGTTCCGCCCCGAGCGCTGGGCCGAGAGCGATCATCCGACCTACGCCTACTTCCCCTTCGGCGCCGGGCCGCGCTCGTGTATCGGCAAGCAGTTCTCGCTGACCGAGGCGACGATCGTGCTGGCGACGATCGCCCGCGAGTATCGGCTGGACCGAGTCGACGACGGAGAACTGGACCTCCGAGGATCGCTGACGATGCATCCGAAAGACGGCGTCGACGTGCGGATCGAGCCGCGGTGA
- a CDS encoding [LysW]-lysine hydrolase — protein sequence MSAAVASISADDARDLLVDLVETPSPTGEEDAVAERLVDFFEAHDREVWIDDIGNVRAPADDSVLLTSHLDTVPGDIPVRIDDSEYDEGIRAGEALWGRGSVDATGPLAAMAVAAVRTGVSFIGVTGEEVDSRGSRHVVEDRDSGPDAVVNGEPSGWNGITLGYRGLLAGTYVATSESGHSSRPENNAVQDAIRWWSQVEAEFEEDEWGPVFEQVTPKPTQMKGGLTEDGLSVEATMEVQLRVPPRLTVEEVREIADGYLEGVGSVHWNDKVEPVMQSSRTKVARAFRVAIRQADGDPRLLRKTGTSDMNVFAQHWDCPMVTYGPGDSDLDHAPNEHLALEEYDRSVDVLVDVAERLQEGDK from the coding sequence GTGAGCGCCGCAGTCGCCTCCATCTCGGCCGACGACGCGCGCGATCTACTGGTCGACCTCGTCGAGACCCCCTCGCCGACCGGCGAGGAGGACGCCGTCGCCGAACGACTCGTCGACTTTTTCGAGGCCCACGACCGCGAGGTCTGGATCGACGACATCGGCAACGTGCGCGCGCCGGCCGACGATTCAGTCTTACTGACCTCTCACCTCGACACCGTCCCGGGCGACATCCCCGTCCGGATCGACGACAGCGAGTACGACGAGGGCATCCGCGCGGGCGAGGCGCTGTGGGGCCGCGGGAGCGTCGACGCCACCGGCCCGCTGGCCGCGATGGCCGTCGCCGCCGTCCGCACGGGAGTGAGTTTCATCGGCGTCACCGGCGAGGAGGTCGACTCCCGGGGCTCGCGCCACGTCGTCGAGGACCGCGATTCCGGCCCGGACGCCGTCGTCAACGGCGAACCCAGCGGCTGGAACGGCATCACGCTGGGCTATCGCGGCCTGCTCGCTGGTACCTACGTGGCGACCAGCGAGTCCGGTCACAGCTCGCGGCCCGAGAACAACGCCGTGCAGGACGCGATTCGCTGGTGGTCGCAGGTCGAAGCCGAGTTCGAGGAGGACGAGTGGGGGCCCGTCTTCGAGCAGGTGACGCCCAAGCCCACCCAGATGAAGGGCGGCCTGACCGAGGACGGCCTCTCCGTCGAGGCGACGATGGAGGTCCAGTTGCGCGTTCCGCCGCGGCTCACCGTCGAGGAGGTCCGCGAGATCGCCGACGGCTACCTCGAAGGCGTCGGCAGCGTCCACTGGAACGACAAGGTCGAGCCCGTGATGCAAAGCTCCCGGACGAAGGTGGCCCGGGCGTTCCGCGTTGCGATCCGGCAGGCCGACGGCGACCCGCGCCTGCTGCGCAAGACCGGCACCAGCGACATGAACGTGTTCGCCCAGCACTGGGACTGCCCGATGGTCACCTACGGCCCGGGCGACTCGGATCTCGACCACGCGCCCAACGAACACCTCGCGCTCGAAGAGTACGACCGATCGGTCGACGTGCTCGTCGATGTCGCCGAGCGGCTTCAGGAGGGTGACAAATGA
- a CDS encoding DUF7472 family protein, translating to MDIEREQKIEIGVSVGGLAVVIGAMMAVGASYSADGGLTAQGGQLLVGTIVGFILLMAVTGYLLATKVTANEDNDDETPELA from the coding sequence ATGGACATAGAGCGCGAGCAAAAGATCGAGATCGGCGTCTCGGTCGGCGGGCTGGCCGTCGTGATCGGTGCGATGATGGCGGTCGGCGCGAGCTACTCGGCCGACGGCGGCCTGACGGCCCAAGGCGGGCAGTTGCTGGTCGGAACGATCGTCGGCTTCATTCTGCTGATGGCCGTCACCGGCTACCTGCTCGCAACGAAAGTCACGGCGAACGAGGACAACGACGACGAGACGCCGGAACTGGCCTAA
- a CDS encoding DNA polymerase sliding clamp: MFKAIVSAETLGTALDSVSVLVDECKIHLEEDGIAIRAVDPANVGMVDLSLDDAAFESYEADGGIIGVNLSRLEDIVGMADSGQLVELELDEETRKLHIQIDGLEYTLALIDPDSIRQEPDIPDLDLPAEVVIEGSDINRAVTAADMVSDHIALGVDESAETFYVEAEGDTDDVHFELDREDLIDLQAGEARSLFSLDYLKDMNKAIAKDGEVTTELGEEFPVKMHFDIAEGQGNVTFMLAPRIQSD; the protein is encoded by the coding sequence ATGTTCAAGGCGATCGTCAGTGCCGAGACGCTCGGGACGGCGCTGGACTCCGTGAGCGTGCTGGTCGACGAGTGTAAGATCCATCTCGAAGAGGACGGCATCGCCATCCGCGCCGTCGACCCCGCGAACGTCGGCATGGTCGACCTGTCGCTCGACGACGCCGCCTTCGAGTCCTACGAGGCCGACGGCGGCATCATCGGCGTCAACCTCTCTCGCCTCGAAGACATCGTCGGGATGGCCGACTCCGGCCAGCTCGTCGAACTCGAACTCGACGAGGAGACGCGAAAGCTCCACATCCAGATCGACGGGCTGGAGTACACGCTCGCGCTGATCGACCCCGACTCGATCCGACAGGAGCCCGACATCCCGGATCTCGACCTGCCCGCCGAGGTCGTCATCGAGGGCAGCGACATCAACCGCGCGGTCACGGCCGCCGACATGGTCTCCGACCACATCGCGCTGGGCGTCGACGAGAGCGCCGAGACGTTCTACGTCGAAGCCGAGGGCGACACCGACGACGTTCACTTCGAACTCGACCGCGAGGATCTGATCGACCTGCAGGCCGGCGAGGCGCGCTCGCTGTTTAGCCTCGACTACCTGAAAGACATGAACAAGGCGATCGCCAAGGACGGCGAGGTCACGACCGAACTCGGCGAGGAGTTCCCCGTCAAGATGCACTTCGACATCGCCGAGGGGCAAGGCAACGTCACGTTCATGCTCGCGCCGCGGATCCAGTCGGACTGA